The DNA region GGGTTTATGACTGTTATTCGTAAATCTTCCTTGAAGACATGTTTCACACGACTACTCTTTCCTAATGCTGATATGCAAGAAGAGACATTGTTTACAACATGATTATTATGGCTCACAAACATTCTGCTCAGAAACTCTTTctaatggccaatttacatttaatcTTTCAAATTAGTTGATGAAAGCAAATTACAATGGTTATTACATTGGAAAAACATTCATAGAAAAAGTGATAGAAACTTACTCCCACAGTTGTGGCTGGTCCATTATTATctgtttcttcttcattttcttctaggctatgaccaaaaaaaaaacaaacaaacaatgatGAAGCTAAGAGCACATTCACAAATTTCAAAGCCTGCATAACAGAATGACTTATTTCTGGGCAAAGAGTGCTTGATTTTTCACTATAAAAAGCTTGGTAGTCttttaagagttttaaagcAAGAGGAATTGTTAACATAATGAAATGAAACCAAGGTTCACAAAAGACAAGAGGATAGAAAGGGATGGGCATCTCTCTTTCCCATTCTGTCCACTCTGATcgaaaatcaaacatggccgatCTGTGAGTGATCCTAAGCTATTAGTGCTAACTTGCTCTCCCTACAAAGATGCACACTCCACAGGCTTCCAATTTATAAAAATCCCATGAAGGTCATTGCATCACCAAAAGCTTTAAAACTCCCAGCACTCCACTTACCCATCTTCATATCTTTCAACACAGAGGGAAACTTGCTCATCATCTCTATACAAGTTTTTAGTCTCAGAGTAGTCTCTTTTAACTGCAGTTTCCCTGGTTGGCTTTTCATTCTCATTTTCATCTAAATTTAAACAAGATGATCAGTTTTTACCTTAAATTGTTTATGGCTAAAAAATGAATGCTAACAATACAATGATTATTGGTATTACATGGATTTATCACTTAAACCTAATTATGTTAGTACAAAGGAGAGCTTTCAACCTCAAAAAAGGAtcaacatgttacttctccctacaatacaATGTAtctttatataataagctcagttatgcacgcgttttgattggttctcacttatgatctattggaggacagacatatagatgacgtcatcattaaaactttttaaaattctttattatataaaacaaatagattccaagttgccgtgcatctgttcagtaatagatcacagaggacatcaaaatgcggtaagaacatcagtgacacactcggctgcgcctcgtgtgccacttttttgttcttaccgcattttgacgtcatctgtgatctattactgaacagacgcacggcaacttggaatctatttgttaaatacatCATCCAACAAACActcaaactcaaacttatcaggtacaagttatctttatctaacaccaaattctttacTTATATACAAGGAGAAGCATAGCAGCTCGAAGAAGAATAAttattaacaatcagatctcaagATTTATTTGTGCATGCAATGAGGAAAGCTTTGATGTAAGGTAAACAAAAGTGATTATGAATATCACATAATATTATCAATACATAATCTATGCAAACCTCCATTACCCTGAGCAGGTTTTTCCACAGCCATTCCTCTTGATGCATAAAATTCTCGCCTTCTTTTCTCCTCAgctaaaacataaaaaacaagTGATTAGAATACATGTTGCTAGTTCCAAGTTATGTATCCAAGGTGCTTGCTTTACACTGTTTACAAAGAAGACTAGTTAGGTTTTTTTCATGGTACTTATACAATAATGATGGGGGATTGGATGACTAAAAATTTAGGAACTGTTATAACTTAAGAATATGATCACACAATAGCAGATATTGGTGTCTTTATTCAACTCACTTTGTcctgagaggaaaaaaaaacaagtaaccTAGAATGATTCACTTCTCTAGCTGAGAAAGAGAGAGTCAAAACTAAGGAAAATGCCACTCTGTATTTGCAGCAATCAGATGTTAATTACAGGAACAAGTGTTAACTATAATCTTAAGACATGCATTTCTGTTATTGTAATGGGGTTGCAAATTCTGCAATCAAAACTCTTTCAGAACATACTTCAACCAATGAACACAAGCTATGAAAGCTTCCTACAAATGATGAAAAGACATATGTTCATGAATTCACTTTTAGTTTTATGGAATGATAATACAATGGTAATTAAAAGGAAGATTAATTGTGACAGAAAACCAAGCATGCAAAGGATAAGGCTGCAGGTTTTACCTTCAAGAATGCCGGGAACAACTTTAGCCACAATGTCCTGCATTGTTCTGTCTAATCTGTAAGGTTGTCAAGACATTTACTGAAAGCAGTCAACCCTTGAACTTTATAAGCAGATTACCTATCCTCATAACATCAATACATGATATTCTATATTTGAAGAATTGAACTAGACCAACTAAACAGTTAGAGGGTGTCATTTTGGTTATCTTGATTCAACACTAAAACACTAAACTCTCCTCCCTAATATATAAGGTAAAGTAGAGAAGCTGGGAAAGAGAAATTACAAATCACGTGTCCAGAGTTACTGACCTAAGGCAGATACAGGGTATTAAGAGTCCAGTTCAACTCTATCTTAAGTTTTACAGCTTACAAATTGGAAGAAGATATCACGTGGATATATGATCAATGGCAAGTATTGAAAAAAAGGATGTGGGAGCCATCCAtttaaattacaataaaatttgcTGTTAATTACCTGAGATTGAAGAGAGGTTGGGTTTCATGTATCTGCAAGTTGCACATGGGACATTTCTTGCtggtttggaaatatttcactaTACAGCTCTTGCAAACTGAAATTGACAAACAATGGTTTCATTTACATTTCTTGATATTTGTTGCATGACATatgttaaatattatttttgggtAATATTTAGTTATTATTTAAGACTTGTAAGCTTGAAATAACTCAATTTTTGACAATACAGTGTTGCTAGTGGATACAGTAAAAAAGATGGTAAATTCTGAGCTCAGTGGACAAATAGTGAAAGATGAAGAATAGAGAAAGATGGAGAACAATTTTTTAGTTACGgagaggattcaaacctcacaGCTCTGAATTCTGTGCTCCAATGCTCTATCACTGAGCCACTGAGTTGTTAGTTGATCAGTTGGAATCACGATAGCATTTAAGTTCCCGAAGACCAGTTAGTTATATCCTTTCATTTTCCATACATTCcacttgaaaattgttcaaaacaaCACATTAAATCAGATTTTCAAACATTCAGTTCCCTaagacttaaaaataaaattcaaacaaatgCTTGCCTAAATTATTCTTACCAAACAGCCCATCATGAGTGGATATGTATTAAGAATTTTATAATGTGATAAACATTGTTTACATACATGTGTGGAGACATTCAGTAATAGTTGTAGCATCAACAAAGTATCCTGCACAAAGACTACACACCACGTGAGGGTTCAGATCACAGATTCTTATGATGACCTACGGAAAAAACGGTACTTTAGTAAATATCTTCGATTGTATGGAAAGTCAATACAAGTTAGGCAGTTAATGATTCGTTCATTTTCTCAGATTAGTATGATGACCCACACTCCAAATGTGATTTGGTACATCAAAGAGCCTAAAATGTCAATGCAGCTGACTTGTAGTTCTTTTTGGGGTGTCTTTGCCTTTGCAGAGTCCTTCTACCGAATCACTTTCAACCGTTCACCAGTTCGATACTGAAAGGAGAGAAAACCCTCCACATCTATTAACATCTCGTCTGGCAGGATATTCAGACCGAAATGCATATCAGTATGCATTCTCAGGGATTCATTCGTAGTTTTCTTTGATACTGATATGCATTTGATTCCAGTATGACTAGAACTGAGCTTACAAGCGCCAACATGGAGGGTTTTGTCTGTTATAATTGGGGAAAACGTGATCGCTATGATGACCACCGATCTGAGCTTTGGCATCGCTTAAAAAACCGGCTAACATACAGTATTATCCTTATATGCTATGTAGCGTTAGAGAATAAAAAAACTATACCTCCTTGGAGTCCATTGCCCTTGTCAATTCCCAAACATCCCACTTTACAACTCTTCCGCCATCTTAAATTGATATCATTCCCAGGTTCCGCGCGTCGAAAAACCAGTGGAACCAGTTTGGGCACCAGTCGAGTCCGTTTATTTACTTGCTTGATTTCTATGGTAATTGGCGCAATACAAGCCCTAAATTTATTCCAATTATTGTCataaaagaaaccaagaaaTCGGTGCCACGTGAGCTCTGAGAAGGCCGCGGAGGCGGTTTTGTCCAATTTCTTTGAAATGATTCAAGAAATCGTGACGTATTCTTTTAAGCGTTGAAACACCGGGGAAAGACAGAGTGACCAAGTCTTACAAGAGGCTCCAAGAGTCTGAGCTGTAACGTAAGGCTTTAAtctcgtttttcttttcaacacgATTCTTCTAATGCCACTTCCTCGTTCTCAAACTGAACTGATGTAACTGATATGACAAGTATCTAATAATACACCCCTATGTCTGGTCTTCTAAAGTAACATgattaaggaaatgtttaggtTTAGGAATCTCGCCAACCTTGGATGTTGTTGACACACAAGTTACTCACGAGATCAACTTTAGGAGAGCTGAATAAGCAAAATAATGCGACCTATGTGACCTAGCGACGAGAGAGAATTGCTATCAATAACGAGTAAAGGCGGAATAGAAATTGACCGATCATGAGGCTAAAATTGGAAATTATATGAAAGTCAAAGCCAAGGTCATCAAGAATAATGTTGACTCACATTCAGCCTAATTGTCAGAAGATCTCAATACTTGCGACACTAAAGTCTTGGGGCCCATACTTGTTTACCTTGGGCTCATACTTCTTTACCTtgaactttaaattcaactctTACGAAACCTAAAATAAGCACATGAAAGGACACCCCATCTGCCTTGAAATACTGCATAagaaaaaatcaccaaaaagaaaaaaaaaaagcagactAGTTAAGAGAGCGTGGAAGCTAGAAAGGAACGTGCGAGAGGAACACGCGAGGCAGACGAATCTTCTGTAGGCTTTATGTAAATGGCGGTAGAAACATTTGATGGGAGACCATGGATATGTAAAACGGATACAGTAACAAttaccctttttttctttcgatccACTCAATGTATATCTGTGTCATGACATATTTCCCTTCAAAAAACTAAATAGTATATTTGAACTTAAATTTACTTCCCTCACCGGTGGATATTAATACTCTCAATAGAAATCTTGATAGAGAGAGAAGGGCCTACAGTTTAACAACTGATGTGCACGAGAATCATGATGATATTAACACGATTTGATAGTGCAAACAGTCGCCATTGAGATACTTTTGCATTTTATTCGGATCGCGATACTTTATAGAGCAGAAAACTAAGAATAACTTCGTCACTTGCAACTtgcaaaacaaatgaacaatcAAAAACTGTCAAGACGATACATGTGGGTAAATAGCGAGCGAGTCGTGCGAAGGAAGGAAAATAGCTAAGGTCTCTTAAGAGAAGTAAGCTACCTCTCAGACTGTGCAGACCTcggtaaataaaattaattttaattaagaCGAACCCGTCGCATTGGCTCTCGAGGAAGAAAAGTGAGCCAAAAAGCAGTGAGTATTGGGGCTCCAACTggattttgaacaaaagaacGTTAGGCTTCAAGCCCCATCCTCCGAAGGTCCTACTTCTTCCGTCGCACTCCTAAACATTATCGTGTTTGGGGTTTGATGAAATATTATGAGACacaccattttctttttccgaATGAAACTCTGGTGTCGTCACAACACGAGGCAGTCATGAGACTTAGCGGGGAAATCCCTTTACGAATCACTGTTTCTGTTTCAGGAACAAGCTATGCTTTAGGGAGATCGGCCAGATTCGGATCACAAGATCAGAAACACTCGGAACAGTTTCGTGTTCCCGAAAGCACTTAATGACGTCACTATCCCCGAACAAGCCTGGTGTTCCATGCTAGTGATTCAATGTTGTTCGTTGTTCTTCTTGCCTACATTTTACCTCAATATCGTAAATGTTCGTGCATTTGTATTTAGAGTACCACTGATTCTCAACGGATGAACAATATCTAGCTGAATTTATCCAGGATTTTCATTTCCGGTCGTCATTTAGGAATAATTAACTGGCCATCTTCTCGAAGGAAGGAAGGATAGAGGGTCATATTAACCTCCGGAAAGGAAATTTAACACCTTGACCCCAGTCTTCAAATACGATCACTCTAAAACTGCAACCATTCGTTATCTGCGGTCATTTGAGGATCACATGCCGTGGTATTTCTTGAGTTAAGATCGAATTACAACGCCATGGAAATTGGAGGTTGAATCAATTGTTATTGCAGGACTCTTTTCGGTAATGGTGTCAAAACTAAGGAACATGATGTCATTCTAAAATTGATACCGTGTCAACGTCATATTAAATCTGCTGTGTAGAAAAGTGAGTTCAGATTCCCAGAGGATTTCAAATGGATGTGTTCTATCCAGACACATCGTTCTGTGAGGGGATTAGGCTAATCGAAAGTTTGCCTGGCGAGTCTAAGTCTACCATGGCCTTGGAGGAGGAGGAATTACTTCAGGAGGGTATCCAAGAGTTACTCAAGTTACTTGCATGTGTCAAGAATAATTCCAACGAAGCTGAAGTGGAGAACTGCATGCATTTGCTCGCAGACAGTTTGGATGACGAAGTCGACATAGACGCTGAGCTCCTTGTAAAGAAACAAGCTCACCTCACTGTGCTGGACGTAATGCGTTCCCACGAAACAAGCCACAAAATTCAACTTCATACCTGTTTTGTACTACACAGGTTCGTGGAACTTAATCCGCGTGTTCGATCTGAGCTACAAGAAAGGCAAGCTCAcagagatattttaaaaatgatgaaacaTCATGGTGACAAAATGTCTCAAGTTATAGGCTGTAAAATGTTGTCTGCACTGTGCACTTCCACAGGAATGAGAAGCGATGCTTTGGACAAACGCGCCGTAGATTTTGTTGTTTCTGCTATTAGCTATTTCGGAGAGGATGAAGAATTTTATATTCCTGCTTTTGAAGCCCTAACACAATTACTGAAAGACGATCCGTCTGCACAAGAGAATTTTGTTCACAAGGAGGAGAAAAAGCCTCCCCGAAAAAAGTATCGCATTGTTGTGGAAACTATGGAGAAATTCGCGAAGTCAGGTAAGACAGATTGACTCTAAATATTCCGCAAACTATTGCACATTGGAGCTCCAAtctataaaaattaatttgatacGTCAACAACCGAGTGTCTTTTCATGCGATGTCAACTGCAAATGTCTTAAAACGACATGTGTTTAGTTTCCTTATGCAATGTTTACTGACTCCAATAGTTTTTAGGTAACATGTGTTCAATCTTGTCATGCAATGTTGCCAGACAGCAAgagtttttaattattattttaattttatctcttttgccCTTGTTAATTTAGCCTATGTACAGTATTTACCCTCTCCCCTCAAGACAATGCTGTATCAGGATTCTCTAAACCTTAAGGATATGCAGTGGAGGAGGGGGAGAGTTTTGTCAATGATTTAGAATGTGGTAGAGACAAGAGTGTTATTCTAAACATAAATAGGACTCTTCAAGTATGATGTGTCACCTAATTTTGTTGCTGATTGTCGCTTAATTGATCATTCATGATTCTAAACTTAAAGGCATTTTGTGTTTTGCTTTAAAGGAGAGATCCAAGAGCAAGGTATTCAGCTGATGTGTGTTCTAGCATCTTCAAACAAGAACTGCCAGGCTCTTGTACATGGAAGAACATTTATGGTTGCCTTGGAAGCAATGAAGAAACACTGTGATTGTGGTGGAGTTCAAGCAGTGGGATGCCGACTACTTGTACTTTTGGCAGCCTTGGAGCCTCACAGAGCAATTCTAGTTcagcaaaatgttgttttaatgGTTATTCTGAGGGCATTACGACAGTTTAAGGATTGCATGGAGGTTCAGAAAAATGGCTTGACTGCTTTGGCTCTCCTCACAGAAGAACTGGACAATAAACTGCAAGATGGTCAGTGAAGTATTTTATGAAGCTTTTATTCAACACAGTGAGAGCACACAAATCAATATTCCATTACTTGAAAGTTAATAGGAGCAACGATTGTAGGTTAGATGAATAATGATTTATAACACTGCACTCCAACATGATTGGTATGAGATAAATCATGTAAAGAGTCAATATGTTGTGTTTTTGTGTAAGACAATTCATTCTGATAGAACCTCTGATCACATGGGCATCTAAGCTCGAAATGACTAGGGTATTACCAGTCTCCCTGGATAGGATTAGGTATTATGATATTATGATATGGTATTTCATCATATCTCCCTGAGCCACAAACGGGGAATGGTTTTAAAGGTCTTGAGTATTGTGGTCTTCAATTTCACTATTTAGTATCTTCAACAGGGTATCTTTCAAAACAAGAGGTCTAAACATAACTTTGGTGCTAACAATTTGCAGTCTGAAAATATGCTGCTAACAATTTCATTTGGATCAATTCTAAATATTCTGTCTGAATATGCTAGACATTTGCATTGGGAGGTCTGTTTGCAAAAATCCTTAAGAGTCTTTCAACTTGATGAGGAACTCgttttgttactaatagggtCAGGGGTTTATTGTCTCAACAACACACTACCTCCCTAACTTCCCTgaagagccaatcagagaacCTCTAGgtcattattattgttgtgGAAGGAGTTGGAGGTTTTTTTAGGGttgaaaaaatacaatttactgATCTCTCCATAAGGCTCTGTGATGTTGTTATCTTCCCCTCCACCTTTTgctggcagttaattggcagtcaatttcctaTAGTCACCCCTTTACACTCCTTTGGTTACTGATCCTCCCTTCAGtacccctgaaaaccatgtaatcCACCCCAAAATACTCCACCCCAACCCCCCCTCAAAAAATAGATAGGGAGTGATCCCCTATTTTTGCTctataattttgagatgtaCAATCAAGTCCAATTATATGCTCTTCTTTAGGATTACAGGACTACAGGTGGACACATCAAGTATTAAATGCTATGACAAGCCACTACGATAAACCAGAGGTCTTAATTGCGGCCTGTCATGCTTTGCAAGAGTTGATTGACTTCTGTCCCAATGTCTTGACTGAAATAGGAGAAGAAGCACATGGCAATGCCCTTCCTGTACACAATTGTTGCATGGCTGTCTTGATGTTGCATGCAGATAACTTAGAGCTATGTGAGTCAGCATGTAGAGTTTTGGCAACCATGGTCAGTATGTCAAACCCACTAAGGGAGGTAAGATGAAAGAGATCAAAAGTCATGTTTTCTCTGTACAAAGTTAAGGCTTACAAGAACACTTTAAATTAGTTCatacttttaattaatactTGATCATcactttattacacccattttgaaatctctggtggtccctgtaatctgattggctctaattgatgcaatttattcatgaattgCACTATTTTTTGCCTTAAATCTCattttttcccagccaatgaggaggctatactaaaacaaaacaaccaatcagatttcaaggcttgtttaaagtaactgatcaaattgcaggaaaatgaaagacaaagggtatcatgtggcaaattttgcaacttttgtttcaaaaacttacttttcccccccaaaaatggatgaattatACTTCAGTCTGGCTCAGTATTGCATTGATAAAATATTTGAcctgaccaagtcctgtatttgggtgatttcaaaatggatgtagtaaagtggtaattgaacctcctgtcatgcaattttggtctgaaatcatacttgtgatttcaaattgaactcgtGCTGCGcacttgtttgattttgaatcaCGCATAttatttcagcccaaattgcactccacttagttgaattaccattatttatgaTCATAAAGCTCTTTATGATTAATTAACATATTCTTGTGGTTAAGTTATGATTTAAGAGTTATACTTTAAAAGCACTAAGTCCtttaattgatgaaaaatatcatttttcagTCTTTGATGTCCAAAGGGTTGTACTTGAACATTATCCATGCAATGAAACAACACAAGAAAGAATCAGGAGTGCAAATGTGGGGCTGCAGAGGGCTGAGGGGATTGTCTTTATCTGGGTTTCATAACAAAGAACTCATGATAAACTGTGGAGTTCTAGAGCTGATCTTTGACTGCACTTGGAGGTAAGCAGCAAACAAGGGTAATGAAATTAGATTCTGATATAGTAGTTACTTAAAATAACAGCAAACTttggaaaaaacatttctgtACTGCAGTGTTGAGCATTCAGCAGTGCTGTATTATTCTTCTCAACCTAAAAAATCAAACAGGTTTAAGGCTAAAACCAATCATGGTTTAGATACAACATTTTTCTACACTTGAGCCTCCTATAAAGGATGTAGTCAACAAACAAATGTTGCAATGCTTCTGTTCACTAATAAATCACAGGTGAcctcaaaatgtgataagaacaaaaaggtGGCACAAAGCCCAGTGCACCATTGATGTTCTTTTTATATTATTaggtcttctgtgatctattaaccctttaccacctaacatcagtatgtatattctccatactgttctccatacattttcaaagaggctgacaaggagaatttgagtAACAGTCAAGAGTTGCTTTAGTGGGTGATCATCacctctattctcatgactttcatgtttgattcagggatgatatggtaaggagaaattagatgctagtcactcaaaaaagcaaaattgttgttaatggtgccatcatctatgcgtctgttcTCCAATCAATTACaattaagaaccaatcaaaatgcctGCATGACTcatgtaaattataaattatcatAAGTTATCATATACTCAGGGTTTCCAGTAGCTTGCTGTGATATGTATCCTTAGCATGATGAAATATTGCATTTCCATCGCTATGCAACCGTTTTCAACAGTCATCTGTCTATTGAAAAGTGCCTTATGGAGTATGTTCTTTTAAACTTTGGTTTTGTCCATGCAGATTTAGGGATAAGATTGACGTCCAACAAGAAGCCATAGCATTGATTGCATGCTTAGCAACAGATGTTGAGCTTGTTTTGCATCAAAGTGCTATTGAAGGGATTCATGGAACGATTTTGAATGCAATGAACTCCTTCCCAGATCAGATTTCTCTTTGTGAGATCTCATTGGAAGCTTTGGGTGAGTGTTTTTGTCTGTCAGTACAGCCTTATATTAGTGTCCTTAGCATAGCCACATACAAACATGATAGTTCTCTAGGGAGGACAGCtgtgtttgaaataattttgaaattgtttgatgCAAAGGATCAGTACCTATGATTGTTTATATAAATCTTATATGAGAAAGTGACTTTGAGGTGACAGCTATGCTGGAATGGGTCAGCTGTAAGTTGCAAGCCATACTGCGACCTGAATATCGAGCAGTAAGTTTGCAATAACTGATCGACGTGTCGCTCGGTGTATCCTTGAATTAGAAAAGAATTTGTactggaaaattgttttcttccagTGTTTCTTCGTGAGATATATACCTTTGACTCCTTATACTCTATGGAAGAACGAACACTCTACGAAAGAGACAGccgaaatttgtttttatccttttcCAGCTTGCATTACTGGTCGTAGACTTGGAGATATTAAATCGTAGAAAAGGCATATTGGTTTAGTTAACACCCAATGAATATCATTGATATGAGAAAAATCTAAGCCTTTCTGGTGGAAAAATCGCGGGAGTTTACGTATTGTGCCAAACTCAACTTAAAAGGCTGAAAACTTAAACAGAAGAAgaccaaaattttattttcaggttatTTGGTTCACAGTACTCATGCGCAAGCCGCGTCCTACCCCTCTCTTACCCCCTCTAAGTGCTATTTCTTTTTTGCCTAGGTGTGCTTT from Pocillopora verrucosa isolate sample1 chromosome 1, ASM3666991v2, whole genome shotgun sequence includes:
- the LOC131788757 gene encoding polycomb group RING finger protein 1 isoform X2; the protein is MDSKEVIIRICDLNPHVVCSLCAGYFVDATTITECLHTFCKSCIVKYFQTSKKCPMCNLQIHETQPLFNLRLDRTMQDIVAKVVPGILEAEEKRRREFYASRGMAVEKPAQDENENEKPTRETAVKRDYSETKNLYRDDEQVSLCVERYEDGLEENEEETDNNGPATTVGTLSKKYIRCSARMMVVQLQKLLRMKLNIPNEKEVEIVCNEHVIHPFRTMKFIWISEWLGKAPPMVLHYRVHDIS
- the LOC131788757 gene encoding polycomb group RING finger protein 1 isoform X1; amino-acid sequence: MDSKEVIIRICDLNPHVVCSLCAGYFVDATTITECLHTFCKSCIVKYFQTSKKCPMCNLQIHETQPLFNLRLDRTMQDIVAKVVPGILEAEEKRRREFYASRGMAVEKPAQGNGDENENEKPTRETAVKRDYSETKNLYRDDEQVSLCVERYEDGLEENEEETDNNGPATTVGTLSKKYIRCSARMMVVQLQKLLRMKLNIPNEKEVEIVCNEHVIHPFRTMKFIWISEWLGKAPPMVLHYRVHDIS